The proteins below are encoded in one region of Leptospira noumeaensis:
- the leuC gene encoding 3-isopropylmalate dehydratase large subunit gives MGQTLYDKIWESHRIIENSDSETILYVDRHILHEVTSAQAFEGLRTKNRNIRRKDLTFGVVDHNVSTRDRKNRDAAGPVSRLQIDTMEKNCKDFGIHLFGPEDPEQGIVHVVGPELGFTIPGSVIVCGDSHTATHGAFGALAFGIGTSEVEHVLATQTLKQAKTKSMLVRFVGKPGFGITAKDVVLALIAKIGTSGGRGFTMEYSGEWIRSLSMEARMTLCNMSIEAGARASLVAPDQITFDYLKDKKLIPKGKSFEEAVEYWKTFFTDTDAVFDAMVELDISEIEPQVTWGTNPSQSLSIEGVVPNPDDFQEKRERETAKNALDYMDLKPGTPISEINIDKVFIGSCTNSRIEDLRSAAEVAKGKKVHPRVQALVVPGSGRVKRQAEREGLDQIFLEAGFEWREPGCSLCLAMNDDILKPGERCASTSNRNFEGRQGRGGRTHLVSPSMAVAAAVTGKFTDVRKLV, from the coding sequence ATGGGACAAACTCTATATGACAAAATTTGGGAAAGTCACCGGATCATAGAGAATTCAGATTCGGAAACGATTTTATATGTGGATCGGCATATCCTACATGAAGTGACCTCTGCCCAAGCGTTCGAAGGATTAAGAACTAAAAACAGAAATATCAGAAGGAAGGATCTCACCTTCGGTGTTGTGGATCATAACGTTTCCACAAGGGATCGGAAAAACAGAGATGCCGCAGGTCCAGTCTCCCGATTGCAAATTGATACAATGGAGAAAAACTGCAAAGATTTCGGAATCCATTTGTTTGGTCCTGAAGATCCCGAACAAGGGATTGTGCATGTAGTTGGTCCTGAGTTAGGATTTACGATCCCTGGGTCTGTGATTGTATGTGGAGATTCGCATACGGCAACTCATGGAGCCTTTGGTGCCTTAGCGTTTGGGATCGGGACAAGCGAAGTGGAACATGTGCTTGCAACACAAACGCTCAAACAAGCAAAAACAAAATCGATGTTAGTTCGTTTTGTTGGTAAACCTGGGTTTGGAATCACTGCAAAAGACGTCGTCCTTGCTCTCATCGCAAAAATTGGAACCTCCGGCGGAAGAGGTTTCACAATGGAATATTCAGGGGAATGGATTCGTTCTCTTTCTATGGAAGCTCGGATGACTCTTTGTAATATGAGTATTGAAGCTGGAGCAAGGGCAAGTCTTGTTGCACCAGACCAAATCACATTTGATTATTTGAAAGATAAAAAGCTGATACCCAAAGGCAAAAGTTTTGAAGAGGCGGTAGAATATTGGAAAACATTCTTCACAGATACAGATGCCGTTTTTGACGCGATGGTCGAATTAGATATTTCTGAAATTGAACCTCAGGTAACTTGGGGAACAAATCCTTCTCAGTCTTTATCCATTGAAGGAGTAGTTCCAAATCCGGATGATTTCCAAGAGAAACGGGAAAGAGAAACCGCAAAGAATGCTTTGGATTATATGGATTTAAAACCAGGAACTCCGATATCAGAAATTAACATCGATAAGGTGTTTATCGGCTCTTGCACCAACTCAAGGATAGAAGACTTACGATCTGCTGCAGAAGTGGCTAAAGGTAAAAAAGTACATCCAAGAGTACAAGCTTTGGTGGTTCCCGGTTCTGGTAGAGTGAAGCGCCAAGCAGAACGAGAAGGTTTAGATCAAATCTTTTTAGAAGCTGGATTTGAATGGAGAGAACCTGGTTGTTCGCTTTGTCTTGCGATGAACGACGACATATTAAAACCGGGAGAAAGATGTGCTTCGACTTCTAACCGTAACTTCGAAGGAAGACAAGGTAGGGGAGGAAGGACTCATTTAGTTAGTCCTTCGATGGCAGTAGCAGCGGCAGTGACTGGAAAATTTACAGATGTGAGGAAATTGGTATGA
- a CDS encoding YciI family protein, whose protein sequence is MEDYLILMRLDILTKEAQPSPEQLQIYMKQYQEWVNGIVAQKKFKGGTALSTEGKVIQSNHIVTDGPFVETKESLAGFIIIQAESFEDAASIAKNCPILMGEGNSVEVRKIMSIHKEE, encoded by the coding sequence ATGGAAGATTATTTGATTTTAATGCGACTCGATATCCTTACAAAAGAAGCCCAACCTTCACCGGAACAATTACAGATTTATATGAAACAATACCAAGAATGGGTGAACGGGATTGTTGCTCAAAAGAAGTTCAAAGGCGGAACGGCTTTGTCTACAGAAGGAAAGGTGATCCAATCAAACCATATCGTTACTGATGGCCCCTTTGTAGAAACAAAAGAGTCCCTCGCGGGTTTTATCATCATTCAAGCGGAGAGTTTTGAAGATGCTGCGAGTATTGCCAAAAATTGCCCGATTCTAATGGGAGAGGGAAATAGTGTCGAAGTGAGAAAAATTATGAGCATACATAAAGAAGAATAA
- a CDS encoding LysR family transcriptional regulator yields MEFRQILYFLEISDSGTFQKAASRLGLTQPALSRQIFLLEKELGVSVLERGGRSVRLTHEGERFYQYSIRMKELWEEIQIGFSKENELKGNFSISAGGTVSAWILPQILKEILNKRPGLSLSVREGDASETKDAVLKGEVDLGILTGPVAEPSLNVLEFLSDRIFPVAAKDHPIFLKKKIRIEDLKKQSFVFFHPGSALRKAVEKKIKSFSKEFGSNIAMELRSVESVIKSLEAGLGIGFLSEYSISPKLGKIKFEDWNTERKFYLCYRKKSGPGLTMLAEEILKSAEKWKSEKESIYN; encoded by the coding sequence ATGGAATTTAGACAGATCCTTTATTTTCTGGAAATCTCTGATTCAGGGACATTCCAAAAGGCAGCATCGCGACTCGGACTCACACAACCTGCACTCTCTAGACAGATCTTTCTTTTAGAAAAGGAGTTAGGAGTCTCTGTCCTGGAAAGAGGAGGAAGGTCAGTTCGCCTAACTCATGAAGGCGAAAGATTTTATCAGTATTCGATTAGAATGAAAGAGTTATGGGAAGAAATACAAATCGGCTTCTCAAAAGAAAATGAACTGAAAGGAAACTTTTCCATTTCTGCGGGAGGAACAGTTTCCGCTTGGATCTTACCACAAATCCTAAAAGAGATACTCAATAAGAGACCAGGACTTTCTCTTTCTGTACGGGAAGGTGATGCATCCGAAACTAAGGACGCAGTGTTAAAGGGAGAGGTAGATCTTGGGATTTTGACTGGACCCGTTGCAGAACCTAGTCTGAATGTTTTAGAATTTTTATCCGATAGAATCTTTCCAGTCGCAGCCAAAGACCATCCGATCTTTCTAAAAAAGAAAATTAGAATCGAGGATTTAAAAAAACAATCCTTTGTTTTCTTCCATCCAGGTTCCGCTCTTAGAAAAGCGGTGGAGAAGAAAATCAAATCGTTTTCAAAAGAATTTGGTTCTAACATTGCCATGGAACTGAGAAGTGTGGAATCCGTTATCAAATCTTTGGAAGCAGGACTCGGAATTGGTTTTTTATCCGAATATTCCATTAGTCCCAAACTCGGAAAAATTAAATTTGAAGACTGGAATACTGAAAGAAAATTTTATCTCTGTTATCGAAAAAAATCCGGACCTGGACTTACGATGCTCGCAGAAGAAATATTGAAATCCGCAGAGAAATGGAAATCGGAAAAGGAATCCATATACAACTAA
- a CDS encoding alpha/beta hydrolase → MTQNEKKNHHPKRNWILPRVGYSLVIVFSLVLFAFTFGMWSASDQILFPNWKGVSKDFLKCSPEGEKNWGKSCGNIRLTKEFYFREVLIPSLNGYDLPGWLVPAHENGILFSKGVILFVHGGGSDRRELTRLIPFYLNQGFDVLSFDLSCHGEAPCMVPGLTFGNREFRDVLSAYLYVSKKYKNILMFGSSVGASSLLIALPFLNGVKGLILENPMINFNRLILDSPESASLPNWMIQSLIDLVTSRGKFDSLLSPENSLRFSSSVPLLLIHSKKDFVVSYKHSEFLANLYPAPSEVWFPELGSHGKVWDENPSKYEARVKDFIQRNISKK, encoded by the coding sequence ATGACCCAAAACGAAAAAAAGAACCATCACCCAAAGAGGAATTGGATTTTGCCACGAGTCGGATACAGCTTGGTGATCGTTTTCTCGTTGGTTCTCTTTGCTTTTACCTTTGGAATGTGGTCTGCAAGTGATCAGATCCTATTTCCTAACTGGAAAGGTGTAAGTAAGGATTTTTTGAAATGTAGTCCTGAAGGCGAAAAAAACTGGGGAAAGTCTTGTGGAAACATTCGCCTAACAAAAGAATTTTATTTCCGTGAAGTTTTGATTCCATCTTTAAACGGATATGATTTGCCTGGTTGGCTTGTTCCCGCTCATGAGAATGGTATTTTGTTCTCTAAGGGAGTGATCCTTTTTGTGCATGGTGGCGGGTCAGACAGGCGAGAACTCACTCGTTTGATTCCCTTTTATCTGAATCAGGGTTTTGATGTTCTTAGCTTTGATTTATCTTGCCATGGAGAGGCTCCCTGTATGGTACCAGGTTTGACTTTCGGGAACCGTGAATTTAGAGATGTATTGTCTGCCTATTTATATGTATCAAAAAAATATAAGAATATTTTAATGTTTGGATCTTCCGTAGGAGCCTCTTCTTTATTGATTGCACTTCCTTTTTTGAATGGTGTGAAAGGACTCATTTTAGAAAATCCAATGATTAATTTCAATAGATTGATTTTAGATTCTCCCGAATCGGCTTCTCTCCCGAATTGGATGATCCAGTCATTGATAGATCTCGTTACAAGTAGAGGAAAATTTGATTCACTACTTAGTCCTGAAAATTCTTTACGTTTTTCAAGTTCTGTGCCTCTATTATTGATTCATAGCAAAAAAGATTTTGTTGTTTCATACAAACATTCAGAGTTTCTTGCGAATCTATATCCTGCGCCAAGTGAAGTTTGGTTTCCTGAGTTGGGTTCTCACGGAAAAGTTTGGGATGAGAATCCAAGCAAATATGAAGCTAGAGTTAAAGATTTTATACAAAGAAATATAAGTAAAAAATAA
- a CDS encoding RNA polymerase sigma factor, which produces MDHSDIIPNLFRTEYSKVIAVLCKQFGFYQVEIAEDIASETFLTAAQTWGLNGIPTNPEAWLYAVAKNKAKNVIHRDSIFQNKILPRYQQDHYLSVSELDLSEENIRDSQLRMIFALSHPSIPIESQIALSLRILCGFGIDEIARAFLSNKETISKRLFRAKEKLREKNITLELPAPHEWGDRLTSVLRTIYLLFNEGYSSQIQDKILRKDLCLEAVRLCSILLENKETNTPEVNALLSLFCFHISRFDARLDADGEIVLYGDQNRDLWNEDFIKKGEYFFFQSNKEPKFSKYHIEAAIAYWHTVQEGTENKWESIFQLYTGLLELESSTLLFLNRAYALFRAKGREVALVEVEGLNLKANPYYFSLLGELYIESDLAKASECYQKALLLANTEKDKSAIRKRLAQLGSARFL; this is translated from the coding sequence ATGGATCATTCAGATATTATACCAAATTTGTTTCGCACCGAGTATTCAAAAGTTATTGCAGTTCTCTGTAAACAATTTGGGTTTTATCAAGTGGAAATAGCAGAAGATATTGCAAGTGAAACCTTTTTAACGGCGGCACAAACTTGGGGCCTCAATGGAATTCCAACAAATCCAGAGGCCTGGTTGTATGCAGTTGCTAAAAATAAAGCAAAGAATGTAATCCATAGAGATTCTATTTTTCAAAACAAGATACTTCCACGCTATCAGCAGGATCACTATCTATCTGTATCGGAATTGGATCTCTCGGAAGAAAATATTCGCGACAGTCAACTTCGAATGATTTTTGCGCTCTCACATCCTTCGATTCCTATCGAATCACAGATTGCTTTGTCTCTTCGAATTCTTTGTGGATTTGGGATTGATGAGATTGCGAGAGCTTTTCTTTCGAACAAAGAGACAATTAGTAAGAGATTATTTCGTGCGAAAGAAAAACTTAGGGAAAAAAATATAACATTGGAATTGCCTGCCCCTCACGAGTGGGGAGATCGGTTAACGTCTGTTCTGAGAACCATTTATTTATTGTTTAATGAAGGTTATTCTTCGCAAATCCAGGATAAGATACTGAGAAAGGATTTATGTTTGGAAGCAGTTCGACTTTGTTCTATCCTGTTAGAAAATAAAGAAACAAATACACCTGAGGTAAATGCTCTTCTTTCCCTATTTTGTTTTCATATTTCTCGATTTGATGCAAGGTTAGATGCAGATGGAGAAATTGTTCTGTATGGAGATCAGAACCGCGATCTTTGGAATGAAGACTTTATTAAGAAGGGAGAGTATTTCTTTTTTCAGTCCAACAAGGAACCAAAATTTTCCAAATACCATATAGAAGCAGCCATTGCTTATTGGCATACTGTGCAGGAAGGAACGGAAAACAAATGGGAAAGCATTTTTCAGCTTTATACAGGGCTTTTGGAATTAGAATCATCAACTTTGCTTTTTTTGAACCGAGCTTATGCCCTATTCCGAGCAAAAGGTAGGGAGGTCGCTTTAGTTGAGGTAGAAGGTTTAAACTTAAAAGCAAATCCTTACTATTTTTCACTCCTGGGAGAATTGTACATTGAATCAGATCTGGCCAAAGCTAGTGAATGTTACCAAAAGGCCCTATTATTAGCTAATACGGAAAAAGATAAGTCGGCTATCCGGAAAAGGTTGGCTCAACTTGGATCAGCGAGATTTCTTTGA
- the leuD gene encoding 3-isopropylmalate dehydratase small subunit, giving the protein MSVGNWTIHTGVAVSIPREDIDTDQILPKQFMKLIDKKGFGKHLFYDWRYLDLEGKIPNPNFILNKDGFKNASVLIAGKNFGCGSSREHAPWALADFGFRAILAPSFADIFSINSAKNGIALVRLKENEIHYLNKWISKNSRVEIRINLESLEVEAGDQTFAFHLDSASVNRIRNGWDDIDITLKNSKEILEFEEIRKNKKSFLEVCW; this is encoded by the coding sequence ATGAGCGTAGGAAATTGGACAATCCACACGGGAGTTGCCGTATCCATCCCAAGAGAGGATATTGATACGGATCAAATACTTCCCAAACAATTTATGAAATTGATCGATAAAAAGGGATTCGGAAAACATTTGTTTTACGATTGGAGGTATTTAGATTTAGAAGGAAAAATTCCCAATCCAAATTTCATTTTAAACAAGGATGGATTTAAAAATGCCAGTGTCCTCATTGCTGGTAAAAATTTTGGCTGTGGTTCGAGTAGAGAACATGCACCTTGGGCACTTGCTGATTTTGGATTCAGAGCGATTTTGGCTCCTTCTTTTGCAGATATATTCTCCATTAATTCTGCGAAGAATGGAATTGCACTCGTTCGTTTGAAAGAAAATGAGATCCATTATTTGAACAAATGGATTTCTAAAAATTCGAGAGTGGAAATCCGAATCAATTTAGAATCTTTGGAAGTAGAAGCCGGAGACCAAACATTCGCCTTCCATTTGGATTCGGCTTCAGTCAATCGGATCCGGAACGGTTGGGATGATATTGATATCACACTAAAAAATTCAAAAGAGATTTTGGAATTTGAAGAGATTCGAAAAAACAAAAAATCTTTTTTGGAAGTGTGCTGGTAA